The Pieris rapae chromosome 11, ilPieRapa1.1, whole genome shotgun sequence nucleotide sequence ctaaaagaaaaaatgaagatgaaaaaaagaatacattaaatttatttttaaaaccatcatcattatcataaaatacattacgtttgaacataacattatttttgatcTTGTTGTTTACATAAAACTATAAGATGAATGTCCATAACATTAGTATTTGTATGGCCAGTAATAATGTGTAGTTCACCCTTCctgaagtttttataaaaattgtatgaatcATTGTTAGtcaaatatgttttaacatcaagattttctttttttgcatCAGTTACTAAATTAGTGTAACCAATTGCCCCAGCTGCATCTGTAGGGCCGTCTATACCATCAGTACCagcacttaaaaaatatactacatGGTCTGACAGACTATCTTTATTTTCATGTAACAATAATGATAGTTCTAATGGTAATTGCTGATTTCTTCCTCCTTTCCCACTCCCTGTTACTTCTACAGTTGTCTCTCCACCAAAAATAAGACAAATATCTCCTTTGAAGTCAACTGTATTTAGGACATTTATGTTATCTAGTATAACTGGCAAATTAAGCTTGCTAACATCCGACTTTAGTGTTTCAAAATCAATGTGTCCAATAAGATAATCACAAATCTGCTTAAGTAGTTTGTAATATTGCTGAGCAAGATCTTTGACATTCCCTGTAATTGTATATGATAATGCTAcaggtaaataatgtaattccTTTGCTTGAGAAACTGCAGAATCTATGCTAAATTTATTTGAgcctattatataattatgtacactTTTATGTGGAAATGGTCTATTAGGAGCTTTATCTTCTAATACACTTAAGATGGACGAAGGAAGGTTTtcaaataagttatatttcttgataatattaattgcagCTGTTGGAGAATCCTTGTTTTCTACAGTGGGCCCACTGGCTATGAGATCTAAGGGATCACCAACAATATCagacaaaattaatgttacaatcGTAGCTGGTTGTCCTTCTAAAGCCAATTGTCCACCTTTTAAGTCGGATGTTGCTTTTCTcactatatttaattcttttatgtCTGCACCACAGTTTGCTAGTTTCTTAATTAATGTGGTTTTCTGTTCTAAAGTAATTGGGGCTTTTGGCAATGACAATAAAGCTGATCCACCACCAGAAATCAGGACTATAACAAAGTCATTTATAGACATCTTGGAAAGTaaagattttacttttttactagTGTTTTCAGCATCCTCATCAGGCAAGTTGTCTTTAGCTCCCTCTATGTATTTTAGGTTAGTTTTAAACTCAAATTTGGTTAAACTGCCTTTAGGTAAACTTATATAGCCatctttaattttagaattaaacATGCGTTCTACCTCAATTGCCATATTTTTCACAGCTTTTCCAGTACCAATTACATAAACGCTTttgttctttaaattaaaattatttccaaaGACATTTAATTGTTCTGTAATTgggtcatattttaaatatttttttataagaatttctGGTAAAACAGCTGTGTagctagttttatatatttttattaaattgtccaatgtatattttaccattattgttgttttgataaaacttatgtttGAACAATGACGCAGTCTTTTTTGCTTTAGGTAGGTACctactgtttaaaaattacacggtgataaaaattctaaattcaaattatcacTTGGtaccacaaataaaaataacaaggtaaaatagttttttaaactaatgcTACttgtcttttttaatatctacttGAAAACTGTAACTGCTTTATCTTATCTGATAAAGAACCAAATAACTGGTatgtcaattaaataaaacgtatgATTATTGTTTTGCGcctt carries:
- the LOC110998693 gene encoding glycerate kinase; translation: MVKYTLDNLIKIYKTSYTAVLPEILIKKYLKYDPITEQLNVFGNNFNLKNKSVYVIGTGKAVKNMAIEVERMFNSKIKDGYISLPKGSLTKFEFKTNLKYIEGAKDNLPDEDAENTSKKVKSLLSKMSINDFVIVLISGGGSALLSLPKAPITLEQKTTLIKKLANCGADIKELNIVRKATSDLKGGQLALEGQPATIVTLILSDIVGDPLDLIASGPTVENKDSPTAAINIIKKYNLFENLPSSILSVLEDKAPNRPFPHKSVHNYIIGSNKFSIDSAVSQAKELHYLPVALSYTITGNVKDLAQQYYKLLKQICDYLIGHIDFETLKSDVSKLNLPVILDNINVLNTVDFKGDICLIFGGETTVEVTGSGKGGRNQQLPLELSLLLHENKDSLSDHVVYFLSAGTDGIDGPTDAAGAIGYTNLVTDAKKENLDVKTYLTNNDSYNFYKNFRKGELHIITGHTNTNVMDIHLIVLCKQQDQK